In Cicer arietinum cultivar CDC Frontier isolate Library 1 chromosome 1, Cicar.CDCFrontier_v2.0, whole genome shotgun sequence, one DNA window encodes the following:
- the LOC113787789 gene encoding VQ motif-containing protein 1 yields MSPCPVKIVIINTQYVETDATSFKSVVQKLTGKDSDKLLEEAEKLQRMKKHSQSGVGSSFFMRDVSFKEFDRLLNEMPPINDIWSDTFIN; encoded by the coding sequence ATGAGTCCTTGTCCTGTGAAGATTGTGATCATCAACACCCAATATGTTGAAACTGATGCTACAAGTTTCAAATCTGTTGTTCAGAAATTGACTGGTAAAGATTCTGATAAATTATTAGAAGAAGCTGAAAAACTTCAGAGGATGAAGAAGCATAGTCAAAGTGGGGTTGGAAGCTCTTTTTTTATGAGAGATGTGTCGTTTAAGGAGTTTGATAGACTTCTTAATGAGATGCCACCAATAAACGACATTTGGTCTGATACCTTCATTAATTAA